The genomic stretch GATACTAGCTAACAGATACGATGCATCGTAATCAAGTAAAACATCAACAGAAACATTGTCGTACAATACCCAGGTAGCATGTAGAACAGAGGTGAAGGCAGATCGAAGAGAACCTGCTGCCTATCACATGACAGACTCACCGCGCACCTTCCCACTCAGCAGTTCTTTTACCATTGTCTTTTAGGCAGCCATCACGAGTCTGCGTCGCTGGCAATTCTCCAATCTTCCCCACAGTTCCCATATAAGAATCTTCTGTTCCCCCACACAACTCTCCCACCTACATTCTCACAGCCTACATCAACCTCGCTGCCAGACAAATACCACCAGAACCAGAAGCTCCACACAAGCTACCACAAGCTAACTTGCATACTACAAGCCCTACAAGCCTCCCGGTACTCGAGTACCTCAACAACCTCAGGAGTATACAAGCACCCCCACCTCCTCAAAACCGCAGCTTCTCAGTCACCCCGGGAGCATACAAGCACCCAGAAGACCCACGCACACGACCCAAAACGGTCACTGACTTGTTCCTCGCCTCACCATCTACTCACCAAACCCACCCTCACAACACCTCGACACCCTCCCCGCACCTGCCACCATGTGCACCGCCACGGTCCGCCACTGCACCAACTGCGGCATGGACTTTACGCGTCCACCTACTCTGTGCGCAGAGGCCGAAGTGAGCGGTCGCCGCTGCAAGGCCGACAGCGTGGACGAAGAGGGCAAGCCCAAGAACAAGCATGTTGCGCTTCGCGTGACGTGCTCGGTTGCGTGCCGCGAGGACCAGAGCAAGAAGGACCAGCATGTCGAGTAGGGAGGGCGCCAGGGCGCGGGCAAGGATGGGTCTTCCGAGAGACAGGAAAAATCCCTGATCAGATAGGATGAGCAACGACGACATGGCTTACGTATGACATGATATGATAATAAGGAATACTAGCACCTTAACCCTGCACGCGTGTGTCTGCAATGTCAAAAGCAATTTCTCCGTGATGTGAAACGAGCATAATTTTAAAATACTTAGTATTCAATCTAGCGAAAAACATTTGCAAACCAGCTAATCGTGCAAAAAGTGGACATCGGTATATCTCTCTCTCCCTTTTCAAATAAACCCAAGACATTCGGCATCTGTATGCAATACTGAACAAGGAGTAATACAGGCAAGCAGTGACGATGGCATCAATCTGCTGCGCATGAGCGGACGTGTCTTTTTGTAACAAGCAAGAGTCAGAGGCTACACAGCTTGAAGCTATTGCTGAAGTCCGAGACACCAACCAAGGAACGCCGTAATACGAGGAGGTTTGAGAAATAGAAGCAAGGCTTGAGAAACGCAAAAGTGGCCGTTGCTGAATTGGATGATATGTCGTGGCTGTTTACCTCTTCCTGACGCAGAAGAAGAGACCAGTACGACCAAGGAACCACAAACATCCCAGGAAACGCACCAAGGCAAGCGCTGCAGTGGCCCACAGAAGGGCCTGGAAGAAATGCGCTGTTCGGCTTGAGGCACTTGACTGTGATGACATTAGCAAAAGTAATCAAGAAGAGAGGCATAGACTTACCGAGAAACCGAAGCGGTCGAAGTTGTCCTGGGTAATTACAACAGCGAGGGTAGCGTTGGAACCAATCCAGGCCGTGCAAAGATGAGTACGGAAAGACTTGTACGAGTCTTCAAGCGTCTTCTCGTCGCTCTCGACAGGTGGGACGTAAGGAGCAAGAGCACGCTTGACAGTAGCCTCGAACTGGCTGTCAATATCGGCCTGGGGCAGATCCGGTTCCTCAATGACGTTGTGCTTGCCGTCTGATCCCTTCTCCGTCTTCGCTGAGGGAAGTGCATCAGCCTTGTCGGAACCCTTGGTACCCCAAGAAACATCGTGCCAGTTGGAAAAGGCGTAGACGTTAAGGATGTTGATGTAGGACGACATGATGAGCAGATACTGCGGGAAGGAGGTGAACATGTGCCAGGGGTCCATGTAGAGGAACGATGCAACGTAGTAGAGACCAAAGGTCGCCCCAAGAGCAATGATAATGATACCAACACCGTCGGATGAGAAGAACGATTGAGCAAACTTTTCCGGCGAGGTGGTATCGAGCTTCTGCGATGTAGGATTCGTGAAAGCTTGTACGACAAGGTAGATGGACAGGATGACGATGTAAAGTTGGATCAGACCGAAGACACAGAATGAGATCAGGTAAGACCATCTCGAACCCTTTGGACGATTACCGAAAGCCAGAATGAATTGCAGGACGAGGAAGCCGAGGTAGATGTAAGTGACAACCGTGTTGAAGATGGGCGTAGCAGTGTTTCCGAATGGCCAAGCGTCTCTGTCTCCGGTTTTGGTACCGACAAGACTCATGATGACAACGGTAGTAAGCCAGAAGGAGGCCATGGAAAACCAGGTGAGAATCGTTTGGAAGGTGTTGTACAGCATCTGGACGTGGAAGAAGAACATGCGGATGAGGTTGTGGCCACTCTTGTACATGCGGCCGAAATGGAGCAGGGAGTAGATACCGGCAGCAAAGGAACCGTTCAACCAACGACGACGTTGACCGATCAGTTCTGCCGCGTCTTCGGGCACGTCAGTCTCTCCCTTGGAGGCCTTGATGTAGGTCAGATGCCACTTGGAGCCAGCCTTGGCGACAAGTTCGAAACACAGAATACGGTCCTCGGCCAAGAACATGTTCTTCTTGAAAATGTTCATGCCCTCGATACCCTTCTTTCCGAGAATCTTGGCAAGGGTATGGTCACCGTGGAAGTACTGCTCGAGCGGTCGACCCATGATAGCGCGGTATCGGTAGGCGGAGAAAGCACCGGGCAACACAGAGACGTATCCGAAGGAAGATTCCAGGGGCTTGTCGAGAATGTTACTGATCTTATACTCGAAGTTTTGCGAGGTTCTTCCAGCCCTTGCCTAATTTTCGTTAGATCTTAAAATAATTTTACCGCAGCGTCAGAAAAACTTACCCAACATAGCGTTTCGTTAGATCTTAAAATAATTTTACCGCAGCGTCAGAAAAACTTACCCAACATAGCGTGAATCTCACCGCAAGCACCACCAAGGTCCTTGTCGTTGTAGAAACCTTCCCAAAGGGCGAGGAGAGATTTGGGGCCTGGCTTGGTACCGGCATCAAGCAGAATACAGACTTCCGGGTTCAAGATGCGGCCAATGGCAGTGAAGAGCCATCTGTGCGAGTTGATTTTCTTGCTGTTCTTTTGCTTCAGGCAGAAAATCATCTGGACGGGAGGGAGCGTGCTGGCGCTGTCATCGTGGGGGCGGATGAGCTGTTGGTTAGGGGTAACCGACAATTGTGTGGTGTACTCAAACTGCGGATTTGTTAGCTGTGTGATTTGCTGTGGCGAAGACTGCAACGTACAATGTGAGCAACAGTCTCATTTCCATCAATATCCTTCTTCATGATACCATCTTGGTAGATACCGACAGTGGCGAGCAAATCGAGCGTGCCCTTGTCGCAAGGGTCAATACCGTCGAAAACAAGGCACACGACAATCTTCTGCCAAGCCGGACCACCCTTGTTCCAGAACTCGGATTTCTTCAAGTTGACAATGTCGCGGATGTTTTGCATGACACCGTGCAGGGTACGGGCGGTAAGAACTTTGTCTTCGTTGTAGTAGGTGATGGCGATGAGCAACTCAGTGTGGCGGTTGTACATGGCCGGACGCAGATTGTATCCGTTCTTGAGAGTGAAGTCATTGGGGTCACATGTCGCGGCCGTGTCTGGCGCCTGTCAGAACTGTATGTGTCATATCTGAAACGCGTGACTTACATCGCATGTGAGTAAACTCCTCGCTACCGCTCTCGAGGTCATTGCGGTACTTTGCCTGGATGGCATTCTGGATGGCCGAAGGCACCGGATAGTCGGCACTGAGGACGGAACCTTGCACAAGCTTAACCTTACGGGTCATGCCACGCTTGAGACCACCAGCAGCTCCTCCGCCAGGCTGCTGTCGCTGCCTCCATGCCTCGGTCGAGCTGGTCTCGCTCCTCTGGTATGGCGAAGGTGCCCGCTGGGGAGCGCCGAAGTCGCCAGCTGGGTCGTAGCCGCCAGTGGCGGAGTAGACGGAACCCTCATGGGCTTGACCAGGGTATTGTGTTGGCCTGTCGGTGGCATACGACTCGGTCAAGCTGTATGTTGAGTGTGGGCGGACTTCCGGGTTGCCGTAGAAGGGGTCCGAATGTGCACCAGTGGGGTTCTCGTGCAAGAGCGACTGGCCGACTTCCTCTTCATCGCGGGTGCGGTCGTACTGCGGATGCTGTTAGCCACAACGTCCTTTCTCGCCTTGGTCATCAGGGGCTCCTACGCCGGTGTGCGGTTCTCCCAGGTTGTAACCTTGggggttggtgttgttgtaCGCCATGACGTGCTGCAGTCCACGTTGGGGTCCTGCAGATGGCGGTGTTTTACGGGGCCGTGGTGATGGAAAGCGAATGAGATGTTAAAAAAAAGGCAGCGAGCGGCCAACTGGGGGTGTCGCTTGATAAAGGCAGATGAATGTCTGGGGCGCTCTCAGGGCTGAGAAAGCTGAAGGGACGCGCACTAAACCCCTTGAAGCGGGCACTGGGATGGGGGGCAGATGCGCTAGGGAAACGGCCGCGCTGAAACACAGGTAATTGGTTGACCTCGCGTTTCGGAATGGATGCGGGCAGAGGCGCCTTTAACAGGAATGTCTTGGTGCGACGGGCCTTCTTGGGTGGGCGCGCTCTGCTCTTCAACAAGTGCAGACGAGGCAAAAAAACCACGGTAGAGGCGGTGACCACACGACGGAAGCACATGGACGATCCATCAGTGTCGTCTGTCAGTGTGGCACTAGCTGGCCACTGCACCTAAAATTAGACGGGGCCTTTGATCAGCTCCACGTTTGACCAGCACAGCCTCACACAAAATCATCGACACCGCCGTCCCCGGTCTCGTTCCCAAGCACAGAGCCCTACACAGTACCGTAAGCCTACTGCTTGGCCCACCGCTACATCCTAAGTACATGTCTGATGTTGGGACTTTGGAATGCTGACAAGCCCTTGTGGCGTGGCCATGGCGCAGAGACGCTGCATAGTTTGACTCTTGTAGTGTTTGCATCTACTCTTCATACGCCTAGGCCGCCGTCTTTCTGGCAAGCTAGGGGCTGCACGGTACGTCAGCGACCTTTGCAAGCCTGTTAGCTGTTCCGCACATGGGACCCACTCGGACAGATGCTGGATGCTCAGCACCCAGGTTTTCCACTCGGGGTTGCATGCGCTGGTCCTGTACCGCCATGTAACCCAGACTATACGGCTCTATAGTCGGAGCGACCAGAACTGCCGCCGTTTATTGGTATGTTGGTCTTGCCGCAGCCGCTTCGGACATCCCTTGGGCTTGCATAGTGACCTTCATCTCATTCGTTTGCTAGGGTGTACGATTGCGACGCAATAGCAGGGTCCGGCCGGTTGGCGACTTCTCCTGTCCGCGCGTGTGGGTCACGCATGTAGGCCTGTTCCTGGACCCTTTGAGATACATGTTAGAGTGAGTGAATGCACCACACAATGCCATGCATGACTGTCCACCGCGTTGTTACAATTTCGGAATGCGGCGGCTTTGCTTGGTCATATCTGCTTCGTCCAGGGCTAGGACCACTGGTTGCGGCGGCTGCCCATGTTCGAACCATCACACAAGACCGGTCGACTGCAACCTCTGAACTGTCTGTGCTAAAGACGCCACTGCAAAAGTGTTATGGAACGTAAAAAAAAAACCGAGCAGCCACACCTGCAGCCCCTTATGACATCAATAGTCATGCGTGCGCTCCTTCCATCTTCAGATCTATCCAACGACGCGGGGAAGAGCAGTTCGCACTTGCACCTTCCGTCATTCAGCGTCCCAACAGAGTGCCTACCTCTATTTAGGTACTTTAGAAACTTCACCTACTTTAGATGTTGTTCCCTGTACACACTCTGTTTATTCACCAATCTATCGCTTGTGGTTTATTTCTGTCGTCCTAGATGCTTTTCGCCCGTATCGGCATAATACCTGTCACGTCAGTCGCACCATCGCGCTGACCATATTTCTCACCCCATCTATCAAACCGGTACGAGCCGTCATGGCGTCAACCTCCCGACTGGTGGGCCTACCCAGATCAAAAGGCACGATTCCAAGACCCACAGCCACCATCTCCTCCGGAGAGTCTCCAGCGCATGCCAACGTCAATCGCTTGCCTGATAACCCAAACTTTGTCCATCCGGCTCACGTGATACCTCCACCAAGCTACCCGAGCGTCGAGAACCTTATCATTGTGTGCTGCCATGCCATCTTCCTTCCTGATGCAGATGCACCTGATTTCCCACTGCACAGCCCTCATTATGAGTCCAATTGGCTTCTGGCACCCTTCCAAAAGTCGAACACGAGTACGAATAAACTAAGCGAACACGAGACGTTTCTCGCACATGTCAAAGCGGGCATTGACGCCTTGACCGTGGGAACAGACGTAGAGCATCCCACCTCAAGTCTTCTCGTATTCAGTGGTGGTGCTACCAAACGCTCTGAATCCCTTAAAACAGAGGCGCGATCCTACTATCATGCAGCACTAGCAGAAGAGTTGGCGAGCGGACATATGGGTGGTGGTCCTGCCCATCGGTATGTCAACCATCTCGCGTGCATTTCAACTTTATCCTGGTGCTTTGGCTTCTAAAAACAGGGGCCCTTGATAATCATGTTGCTGGCATAACATTACTGACTTGGGCCGAAGATTATACAATAAGCGCTACATATTGCTAGAAGAACAAGCTACCGATTCTTTTCAGAACCTGCTCTTTAGTATCTTGCTATTCAGAAAGGCAACCGGGAGGTACCCCAAGCAAATCCGTGTCATCACACATGCCTTTAAAGCGAAGCGCTTCCTCGAGCTACATGCACCGGCTATTCGATGGCCACAGGACCGTATCCAGGTCCAAGGGATTGATCCATTAATGGATATGGATGCACTAAGCGATACTCTCAGAGGAGAAGAGGAGTCCGGGTATGCGGCATGGAACGCCGACCCCATGGGAACTGGCGACCTCCTAGGCGGGAAGAGACAGTTACGTGGATGGGATGCTAGTAAGGCAGCGAAACACTTCACGGATCTGGAAGATAGCGTCAAGAAGCTATTCCAAGGCATAGCGTCAGACGATTTACCATGGATAGAAGGAAGCGTAGGTACTGTCCTACAAGTGTCCTAGCGCTACTCTTTTGTTTGCCGAATCAATCTGTTAGGCTCCCCACAAAGTACTACATCCTCTCCCAGAGGTATCCATTTCACATATCGCAACCTTGTCATGGGTAACCGCTCACGACCACCATCCGGGCAGACCTGTACGCCACCTTTGCCTAGCCAGGTTGGTGCAATTGTAACAATAACGGAATTAACAAGAGAGTATGCGGGACTAGGACCGAGGAAATCATTGATTACAAAACCACCGCCCTCGATCATGACACTCCCAATACCTTCCTGCTTCAATGCATCGAGAATGATGTGCCACGAGGAACCAGCCTGGCTCACATCTCTTGCTGATAAACCCAGAAACAAGAACTTCCCTCCCACGTTTTCGAGGGTCGCTCTTCGGTCTGCGGGTGGATTTGTAGAGGTGACAATGTAAGGTGCCTTGCCCTTCCCTTCCTTGGCGAGTCTCAACACCTTGCTCTCTTCATTGAATTGCCAGCGACCATGTGGATCTACGACGACTGGCCTTGGTTGGCCAACGAGTCCTTCGCCACCATAACCGCCAACGCCCTCTAGTCGACAGTTCAAGGACGGATTGTCGGCAATGGCTGTGCCTGCTCCAATCAAGATGGCGTCATATCTAGATCTCAGAAAATGGGTCATGGCCTTTGAACGTGGCCCAGAAAGGGCCGTCTGCACACCGGGAGCAATAGCGAGCTGGCTGTCGAGGGAGGTAGCGAAAGTCAGGGTGACGAAAGTTTTCGCGATATCTTCTGGTCGCATACATTCTGCAGAGGAAGGGAGTGGTATGTACTCCTCAAGCTGATGTCTATCGGAATCTGGAAATTGTAAGGCATCTCGGGCTGGTGCAGTCATGGTGACTATATCTCCAGGTCGTGTATATCGCGACCGTAACTTCCGCTAAATCCAAAGTTTTTAATTGTTTCTTGGTAGTGAGTTTTGAAGGTTTCTCATACCGCGAGTGAAGGCAAGAAGTTGTGAGAGGGGCAAGCCCTCCATGCTGACTAAGGCAGTGAAGTGGCGCTGGATTCGTGTTCGGCCGCGGTCGCACCCCACGTTGAACCACGGCCCGACGATCGTGGCAGCCTGCCCAACTATTCTTCCCTCTCGACTTAGAAACATTTCCTTTGGCGTTCAAGACATTCTCTCTCGTCGCTTTTCTTTTAGCTGCTATCTACCGCGCCTTCTCTGCTACAGCCGGCCGCGTGCCTCTACCCGCCGCCGCTTACCTCCGACTCCCTCACTCGCGCCTGCTGCACACACGCGATCACGTCTACGAAACGGCATTACATAGCCAGTTACTCCGTGCAATACCGCCAAGATGATGAAAATATGGTCTATGGCAAGTTTCTCATCCCTAATGCAGGGTTCGGCGACTAGTTAAAATGCTAACACAGGCTACagaagaagcagcagcaacaaGATGAAGCCGCAGCGGCTGCCTCAAGTAAAAAGAAGAAGGTTACTCCAGCTCAGCTGCGCACACAGAAAGGCACGCAACCAATTAGCCTACCCATCTTGCGCGCAAATGCTAAATGAGTGTAGATCTCGAAGAACTCTCTCTCGGCACAACAATGAAGACACACTTTCCCAACCCTGACGATATCCTCAACTTCGAACTTACTATCGATCCCGACGAGGGCATGTACAAGGGTGGCCGTTTCAAGTTTGACTTTAAAATCAACCAAAACTTCCCACACGACCCACCGAAAGTCAAGTGCACCCAGAAGATATACCACCCGAACATCGATCTGGAAGGCAACGTCTGCCTTAACATTCTGCGCGAAGACTGGAAACCAGTGCTGAACCTGAACGCAGTTGTTGTCGGTTTACAGGTACGGTTTCGCAGAGTATGTAGAAACATGGACAAGTGCTGACAGACGACAGTTTCTCTTCCTCGAACCGAACGCGTCGGATCCGCTAAACAAAGAAGCTGCAGAGGACCTAAAAGTGAACCGAGAAGGCTTCAAGCGCAATGTGCGCGCATCGCTGGGTGGTGGTACGGTCAAGGGACAAAGCTTCGATCGCGTCCTCAAATGAACGGTTATATAAGTTCAGGGTTGACCAGCGTCTTGTACAGCGAGCCTGATGTGGGTTGGTACGGAAGTTTTGTCTTGGAGGCATAAGAACCGGCACCAAGAAGTTGGTGTCAAAGAAGCGTTGAGGTCGGCGGCTCGGGATACAATACATACCAAACACCAGGGCTGCATATATTGAGCGTTGCATTATGTATAGGGAGCGTGGCGTCGCATACGGGCGGATATAGCATTCTGATTTCCTGTCAATGTGATGGAGTATTTGCGTATAGCACGGTGATACCCTTTGTAAATTCTGCTTTACACAAGTGAATTCAAAGCCCGTGGCCTTTCCGCGAGGTTCGCTTGGAATGTTGCGTTATGATGCTAACCGACTGGGATGTATATCCCATCTTCATGCCCTGGAGCTTGAGTTCTGCCAGGTACAACCTCTTCGAATGCGCGACCGTGTAAGAATATTTTCCTCTTTGGTGGGAACGCGCGAACAAAGAAAGATGACAGCACCAAGTTAGTTATCAGCCGCCATGCACTACACGTATGACTGTGTTGAGCGATGCTAGACGATGATACGAACGACCGCCGTCGGAGAGACGCATTTCTCCCCGAAGACCCTCTAATACCCCTGCTAGAGCGTCGGAGCGGTCGGAGCGGGGCGGTTCATTGGCCACGGATGCGAACGGCCAATTCTGGGGCAGCGATAATCGGCGTGGCCTAAGCTCGCTCAGTCGAAATTCTAGCTGCTGTAAAGTGTCGAGCCGCAACCTTAAAAGCTCGTTGTCCCCGCCGAATACCTTTCTGACCCCAAGATACCCCTCACACACTTTCACGATGGCTTCAAGACCTGTTTCCCGCGCTCTCCGCCAAACCGCCCGCCAATTGGCTGCTACTCCTGCTCAGAAGCGCACTTTTGTGTCTGCTCTGAGTGCGGGTGCTAAGAAGGCTGCTCCTAGGGCGGCTGTCACCAGCCAATTCCAGCAGACTCGTGGTGTCAAGACCATTGACTTTGCCGGAACCAAGGAGACTGTTTACGGTAAGTTTGAGTTTATTCATGTTTACACGGAAGAGTATGTGTTGTCATTGAGCGAAGCTGACAACAACATTTAGAGCGTGATGACTGGCCAAAGGAGAAGCTCCTTGAGTACTTCAAGAACGACACCCTTGCCCTCATCGGCTACGGCTCCCAGGGTCACGGTCAGGGTCTCAACCTCCGCGACAACGGCCTAAACGTCATCGTCGGTGTACGGAAGAACGGTGCTTCGTGGAAGGAGGCCGAGCAGGATGGCTGGGTCCCCGGCAAGAACC from Pyrenophora tritici-repentis strain M4 chromosome 1, whole genome shotgun sequence encodes the following:
- a CDS encoding Ubiquitin-protein ligase, producing MKTHFPNPDDILNFELTIDPDEGMYKGGRFKFDFKINQNFPHDPPKVKCTQKIYHPNIDLEGNVCLNILREDWKPVLNLNAVVVGLQFLFLEPNASDPLNKEAAEDLKVNREGFKRNVRASLGGGTVKGQSFDRVLK
- a CDS encoding chitin synthase B — protein: MAYNNTNPQGYNLGEPHTGYDRTRDEEEVGQSLLHENPTGAHSDPFYGNPEVRPHSTYSLTESYATDRPTQYPGQAHEGSVYSATGGYDPAGDFGAPQRAPSPYQRSETSSTEAWRQRQQPGGGAAGGLKRGMTRKVKLVQGSVLSADYPVPSAIQNAIQAKYRNDLESGSEEFTHMRYTAATCDPNDFTLKNGYNLRPAMYNRHTELLIAITYYNEDKVLTARTLHGVMQNIRDIVNLKKSEFWNKGGPAWQKIVVCLVFDGIDPCDKGTLDLLATVGIYQDGIMKKDIDGNETVAHIFEYTTQLSVTPNQQLIRPHDDSASTLPPVQMIFCLKQKNSKKINSHRWLFTAIGRILNPEVCILLDAGTKPGPKSLLALWEGFYNDKDLGGACGEIHAMLDLTKRYVGAGRTSQNFEYKISNILDKPLESSFGYVSVLPGAFSAYRYRAIMGRPLEQYFHGDHTLAKILGKKGIEGMNIFKKNMFLAEDRILCFELVAKAGSKWHLTYIKASKGETDVPEDAAELIGQRRRWLNGSFAAGIYSLLHFGRMYKSGHNLIRMFFFHVQMLYNTFQTILTWFSMASFWLTTVVIMSLVGTKTGDRDAWPFGNTATPIFNTVVTYIYLGFLVLQFILAFGNRPKGSRWSYLISFCVFGLIQLYIVILSIYLVVQAFTNPTSQKLDTTSPEKFAQSFFSSDGVGIIIIALGATFGLYYVASFLYMDPWHMFTSFPQYLLIMSSYINILNVYAFSNWHDVSWGTKGSDKADALPSAKTEKGSDGKHNVIEEPDLPQADIDSQFEATVKRALAPYVPPVESDEKTLEDSYKSFRTHLCTAWIGSNATLAVVITQDNFDRFGFSSSASSRTAHFFQALLWATAALALVRFLGCLWFLGRTGLFFCVRKR
- a CDS encoding RibD, Pyrimidine reductase, riboflavin biosynthesis, translated to MTAPARDALQFPDSDRHQLEEYIPLPSSAECMRPEDIAKTFVTLTFATSLDSQLAIAPGVQTALSGPRSKAMTHFLRSRYDAILIGAGTAIADNPSLNCRLEGVGGYGGEGLVGQPRPVVVDPHGRWQFNEESKVLRLAKEGKGKAPYIVTSTNPPADRRATLENVGGKFLFLGLSARDVSQAGSSWHIILDALKQEGIGSVMIEGGGFVINDFLGPSPAYSLVNSVIVTIAPTWLGKGGVQVCPDGGRERLPMTRLRYVKWIPLGEDVVLCGEPNRLIRQTKE